The DNA window GGGCAGCGGCGCGCAGACCGCGGCCTGCCAGCCGAGGCGCGCCACGTCACCGGCGAGCGCGGGGCGGGCGGCCATCAGCTCGGCCGGTCCGGCGTAGAACCGGGCCAGGCCGTCGCGCTGCACCGGGGCGGTCAGCGCCGCGGCCACGCCGGACGCCGGGCCACGCCCGATCCCGGCCACCACCACCTCGGCGTGCGTGGCGGTGAGCATCTCGCGCATCAGCGCCGGCGCGGCGGCCAGCACGTCGGCGGTGGTCTCGGTGGCGGAGAGCTGTTCGCTCGCCGTCAGCAGCTGGCGGCTGCGCAGGAGCGCGGCATCCGGGGGCACTGTAGTCGTCGGCATGGTCCAGAGACTTCCTGTGCGACCTCCCCGGGTCATCCGTCGAATGACTGCCGCCGCCGCAGGAGCAGTCATTCGACGGATGGCACCGCCTCCGGGGGTGGGCAGTTTTGGTGGCGAGCCGATGCGGGACCGTTCCGCATCACCGGCGCTCACACACCGAGGAGCCAGCCATGCCTTTCATCACCACGGACGACGGAACCGAGATCTTCTACAAGGACTGGGGCAACCCGGACGGGCAGCCGATCATCTTCAGCCACGGCTGGCCGCTGAGCGGTGACGCATGGGACGTCGAGATGAAGCTCGCCGCGGACAACGGTTTCCGGGCCATCGCCCACGACCGCCGCGGTCACGGCCGGTCCACGCAGACCTGGTTCGGCAACGACATGGACACCTACGCGGCTGACCTGGACGCCCTGGTCCGCGCCCTGGACCTGCGCGACATCATCCTGGTCGGCCACTCGACCGGTGGCGGCGAGGTCGTGCGGTTCGCGGCGAAGCACGGCATCGGCCGGGTTGCGAAGATCGCCACCGCCGGCGCCGTCCCGCCGGTGATGGTCAAGTCGGAGACCAACCCGGAGGGCACGCCGATCGAGGCGTTCGACGGCATCCGGGACGGCGTCCTGGCCGACCGCTCGCAGTTCTTCAAGGAGCTCGCGGAGCCGTTCTTCGGCGCGAACCGTCCGGGCGCCAAGGTCTCGCAGGGCGCCAAGGACCAGTTCTGGCGGCTCGGCATGCAGGCCGGCTTCGCCGCGGTCTACGACTGCATCAAGCAGTTCTCGGAGACCGACTTCACCGAGGACCTCGGCAAGATCGACGTGCCGATGTTCATCGCGCACGGTGGCGACGACCAGATCGTCCCGATCGCCGCGGCCGCCGAGAAGACCGTCAAGCTGGTCAAGGACGGCACCCTCAAGGTGTACGAGGGCGCGCCGCACGGTATCGCCGGCGAGTACCAGCAGGAGCTCGACAAGGACCTGCTGGAGTTCTGGAAGAGCTAGTGGTACCGGGTGACGACATCCCGCAGGTGACGGTTCGGTTGGGGGACGAACAGACCGCGGATCTCGGTGAACGGGTTGTTGCCCGGCGGGATGTCGTCCTCGTAACCGGCGCCGGGGTCGTCGGGGAGCTGGACGAACGGGGTCTTCGGCTGGTCCGGGTGCGTGGGCTCGACGGGGTTGCGGTGCCACGAGGTGCCGCAGTTCCGGTTCTGCACCTCGCCGATGTACCAGCCGGGGACCATCACGT is part of the Actinoplanes missouriensis 431 genome and encodes:
- a CDS encoding alpha/beta fold hydrolase; translated protein: MPFITTDDGTEIFYKDWGNPDGQPIIFSHGWPLSGDAWDVEMKLAADNGFRAIAHDRRGHGRSTQTWFGNDMDTYAADLDALVRALDLRDIILVGHSTGGGEVVRFAAKHGIGRVAKIATAGAVPPVMVKSETNPEGTPIEAFDGIRDGVLADRSQFFKELAEPFFGANRPGAKVSQGAKDQFWRLGMQAGFAAVYDCIKQFSETDFTEDLGKIDVPMFIAHGGDDQIVPIAAAAEKTVKLVKDGTLKVYEGAPHGIAGEYQQELDKDLLEFWKS